A window from Mycobacterium saskatchewanense encodes these proteins:
- a CDS encoding glycosyltransferase produces the protein MKAVLAVHGTRGDIEPCAAIGVELQRRGHEVRMAVPPNLIRFVESVGLTAVPYGPDSHAQLDEEIFRSFWRVQNPLGILRPGAEYLTRGWSDMSTTLVSLAKDADIIVSGQTYQGVVANIAEYYGLPMVAMHHFPHRVNGHLVPYVPPPLTRSAMRFLYGFYWWMTKAAEDEQRRALGLPRTRVSSARRIIEARALELQAYDAVYFPGLKDEWNDDRRPFIGTLTLELPTATDAEVAAWIAAGTPPIYFGFGSMRVQSPAETVAMISDVCAELGERALICGGISDFDDAPRRDNVMVVREANHAAVFPACRAVVHHGGAGTTAAGMKAGVPTLVLWISAEQPAWAAQVSTLKVGKSRRFAGVTKKSLLKDLRRILAPEYVTRAREMAARMTPTSVSVGTAADLLENEVFRRSLAASADGAGKAP, from the coding sequence ATGAAGGCCGTCTTGGCGGTTCACGGCACCCGCGGCGACATCGAGCCCTGCGCGGCGATCGGCGTGGAACTGCAGCGCCGGGGGCACGAGGTACGGATGGCGGTGCCGCCCAACCTGATTCGTTTCGTCGAATCGGTCGGGCTCACCGCGGTCCCGTATGGTCCCGACTCGCACGCCCAGCTGGACGAGGAGATCTTCCGGAGCTTCTGGCGGGTCCAGAACCCGCTCGGGATCCTGCGCCCGGGCGCCGAGTACCTCACCCGGGGCTGGTCGGACATGAGCACCACCCTGGTGTCGCTGGCGAAGGACGCCGACATCATCGTGTCGGGCCAGACGTACCAGGGCGTCGTCGCCAACATCGCCGAGTACTACGGCCTCCCCATGGTCGCCATGCACCACTTCCCGCACCGGGTGAACGGCCATCTGGTGCCGTACGTGCCCCCGCCGCTGACCCGGTCGGCGATGAGGTTCCTGTACGGGTTCTATTGGTGGATGACCAAGGCCGCCGAGGACGAGCAACGCCGCGCGCTGGGTCTGCCGAGGACCAGGGTGTCGTCCGCCCGGCGGATCATCGAGGCCCGGGCGCTGGAGCTGCAGGCGTACGACGCGGTGTACTTCCCGGGTCTGAAGGACGAGTGGAACGACGACAGGCGACCGTTCATCGGCACGCTCACACTGGAGTTGCCGACGGCCACCGACGCGGAGGTGGCGGCGTGGATCGCCGCGGGCACCCCGCCCATCTACTTCGGCTTCGGCAGCATGCGGGTGCAGTCCCCGGCCGAGACGGTCGCCATGATCAGCGACGTGTGCGCAGAGCTTGGCGAGCGCGCCCTCATTTGCGGCGGCATCAGCGATTTCGACGATGCGCCCCGCCGCGACAACGTCATGGTCGTCCGCGAGGCGAACCACGCGGCCGTCTTCCCCGCCTGCCGGGCGGTGGTGCACCACGGAGGTGCGGGCACCACGGCCGCCGGCATGAAGGCCGGGGTCCCAACCCTGGTCCTCTGGATCAGCGCCGAACAACCGGCCTGGGCGGCCCAGGTCTCGACGCTCAAGGTCGGCAAGTCGCGGCGCTTCGCGGGCGTCACCAAGAAATCGCTGCTCAAGGACCTGCGCAGGATCCTGGCGCCCGAATATGTGACCCGCGCGCGCGAGATGGCCGCGCGCATGACACCCACCAGTGTCAGCGTGGGTACCGCCGCCGACCTGCTGGAGAATGAAGTCTTTCGGCGGTCCCTCGCCGCCTCCGCGGACGGCGCCGGAAAGGCCCCCTGA
- a CDS encoding condensation domain-containing protein: protein MFIGGGSEHDSLRVGNAYDWDPGAGSIVTWQPTPGCVAKAEQAPVSSVPPSSMQAGHLRGFVEFRDKGLDYSRAVMGSWNVPGKCDIRAMTYVINAHLRRHATYHSWFEFDGDNIVRHTMTNPRDIQFVAKQYGAMTQQEWQDHVLATPDPLQWDCFRFGIIQYADCFALYAVVDHLHCDPMLIAGLYVEILMNYTSILEGKAPVSLPPAASYDEFCLREQRTVASMTLESPEVRTWVEFAEANGGTLPDFPLPLGDQSIPCGGDVHVEQLLGPDQTAQFEALCQRAGARFSGGLFACSALANYELSGAETYYGLTPTDKRKSPADFMTVGWFTGVVPFTVPVDPNSFEETARAAQASFDANMHCANVPFDRVLELAPWLKKYGPQFTMMSYMDAGLPPLSAIVATALDGVSATAFTDGRSPAYMYSTVFRLFDEVSIMVSYPNNPIARESVMRFTAQLKAVFNRVVAGSLAGVPVRVAR, encoded by the coding sequence GTGTTCATAGGCGGAGGTTCCGAGCACGACAGCCTGCGGGTTGGTAACGCTTACGACTGGGATCCGGGGGCGGGCTCGATCGTGACGTGGCAGCCGACGCCCGGTTGTGTCGCGAAAGCCGAGCAGGCGCCGGTGAGTTCGGTTCCGCCGAGCTCGATGCAGGCCGGCCACCTCCGGGGGTTCGTCGAGTTCCGCGACAAAGGACTCGACTACTCGCGGGCCGTCATGGGTTCCTGGAACGTGCCGGGCAAGTGCGACATTCGCGCGATGACGTACGTCATCAACGCGCACCTGCGGCGCCACGCGACGTACCACAGCTGGTTCGAGTTCGACGGTGACAACATCGTCCGTCACACGATGACAAACCCGCGCGACATCCAGTTCGTCGCAAAGCAGTACGGCGCGATGACGCAGCAGGAGTGGCAGGACCATGTCCTTGCGACCCCCGATCCGCTGCAGTGGGATTGCTTCCGGTTCGGCATCATTCAGTACGCCGACTGCTTCGCGCTGTACGCGGTGGTCGACCATCTGCACTGCGACCCGATGCTGATCGCGGGGCTCTACGTTGAGATCCTGATGAACTACACCTCGATCCTCGAGGGCAAGGCCCCCGTCTCGCTGCCGCCGGCGGCGAGCTACGACGAGTTCTGCCTGCGGGAGCAGCGAACGGTGGCGTCCATGACCCTGGAATCGCCGGAGGTGCGCACGTGGGTCGAGTTCGCCGAGGCCAACGGCGGCACGCTGCCCGATTTCCCTCTGCCGCTTGGGGATCAGTCGATACCGTGCGGCGGTGACGTCCACGTCGAGCAGCTGCTCGGGCCGGACCAGACCGCTCAGTTCGAGGCATTGTGCCAGCGGGCCGGTGCCCGGTTCAGCGGTGGGCTGTTCGCCTGCTCGGCGCTGGCCAACTACGAATTGTCCGGTGCGGAAACGTATTACGGCCTCACCCCGACCGACAAGCGCAAGAGTCCCGCGGACTTCATGACGGTGGGTTGGTTCACCGGCGTGGTGCCGTTCACGGTTCCCGTCGACCCCAACTCCTTCGAGGAGACCGCGCGCGCCGCGCAGGCCTCCTTCGACGCGAACATGCACTGCGCCAACGTGCCGTTCGACCGCGTGCTGGAGCTGGCGCCCTGGCTGAAGAAGTATGGTCCGCAGTTCACCATGATGAGCTACATGGACGCGGGGCTTCCGCCGCTGTCGGCGATCGTCGCGACCGCGCTGGACGGTGTGAGCGCCACGGCCTTCACCGACGGCCGCAGCCCGGCCTACATGTACTCGACGGTGTTCCGCCTGTTCGACGAGGTCTCCATCATGGTGTCCTACCCGAACAACCCGATCGCCCGGGAGTCCGTGATGCGGTTCACGGCGCAGCTGAAGGCAGTGTTCAACCGGGTGGTCGCGGGCAGCTTGGCGGGGGTTCCGGTCCGCGTCGCCAGGTGA
- the pks2 gene encoding sulfolipid-1 biosynthesis phthioceranic/hydroxyphthioceranic acid synthase: MDRAGVTPVAVIGMACRLPGGINSPDLFWEALLRGDDFVKEIPADRWDVDYYYDPEPGVPGRSVCKWGAFLDAVGDFDPEFFGITEKEATAMDPQHRLLMETAWEAMEHAGLTKDTIADATGVFVGLNYGDYQFVHAATDAFDGPYGNPGTISCMASGRVAYALGVHGPASTVDTACSSGLFAIHQACRSLNDGESELAFAGGVNVMMEPRRSVSASAGGMLSGTGHCHAFDVKADGFVSGEGCVMLLLKRLPDAQRDGDRILGVIRSTAANQDGHTPNIAMPSGEAQAAVYRAALAAAGVDAGTVGMVEAHGTGTPVGDPIEYASTAEVYGKDNPCVLGASKTNFGHTQAAAGALGTMKAVLCVQHGVVPKNLHFEALPDEMARLETGLFVPQETTQWPLEGAQPRRAAVSAYGISGTNVHAIIEQAPEPLVRNGAAIRPSSDAMLFPLSSSSAEGLQETAAKLADWVEAQARSLATPDLAYTLARKRGHRSVRTAVLARDNAELLGALREVANGDAIYSEVVGQEERGPVWVFSGQGSQWAAMGADLLANEPTFAATIAEIEPLIAGESGFSVTEALTAPEKVTGIDRVQPTIFAMQVALAATMKTYGVQPGAVIGHSMGESAAAVVAGALSLEDGVRVICRRSRLMTKIAGSGAMASVELPAQQVLSELMARGVNDAVVAVVASPQSTVIGGATDTVRELVAAWEAREVMAREVAVDVASHSPQVDPILDELYDVLAEIEPQTPEVPYYSATSFDPREEPYCDANYWVDNLRHTVRFSAAVQAALEDGFRVFGELSPHPLLTHAVDQTARSLDMTVAALAAMRREQPLPNGLRGLVGDLFATGASVDFSVLYPSGHLVDAPLAAWTHRTLLLSREGHSSRALRSSVAVHPLMGQHVRLPEEPERHVWQADIGTGTLPWLGDHQVHGTATLPGAAYCEMALAAARTVFGEASAVRDVRFEQMLMLDEETQVSLTATAEVPGALNFVVETNEDGVQARRASAVLQSVVDEEIPAAQDIESLLAAHPSRLEGNDLRDAMDLAGIQYGPAFAGLAAALTAEGTGTTVLAEIGLPSVIRTQQTSYGVHPALLDACFQSVAAHPSVASASLGGLLLPLGVRELRTYGPVHAARYCYSRVTAATGGAIEADLDILDKHGAVLLTVRGLQMGTGVSPSGERARVMSERLLTVEWQQRQLPEVATAEPGSWLLVSTSDAADLVAAAYTDALKVHDAECATVSWPQDADHAVTAGRLRDQIARGGFTGIVLLTSPKNGDLDEDSPVRAGEYVRHLVRITRELPEIQGEAPRLVVITRNAQTVLPEDVPNLDQGGLRGLLRVIGAEHPHLHTTHIDVDEVTGADQVVRQLLLVGPDEDETAWRNDEWYTARLCPSPLRPEERQTTIATHENDGMRMQIRMPGDLQTMEFAAFDRVPPGPGEIEVAVTASSINFADVLNAFGRYQSLDGILPKLGTDFAGVVSAVGPDVTNHKVGDHVGGMSPNGCWATFVTCDARLATKLPEGLTDAQAAAVTTAHATAWYGLNDLARIKAGDKVLIHSGTGGVGQAAIAIARAAGAEIFATAGSEGRRQLLRDMGIEHVYDSRSIEFADQIRRDTDGYGVDIVLNSVTGAAQLAGLKLLALGGRFVEIGKRDIYGDTKLGLFPFRRNLAFWGVDLGLMSVSHPAETSEILSTVYRLTAEGKLPMPESTHYPLAEAATAIRVMSAAEHTGKLILDIPQAGRSSVVLPPEQAPVFRRDGSYIITGGLGGLGLFLAEKMAAAGAGRIVLTSRSEPTQKALETIELVRAIGSDVIVECGDIAQADVAQRLVATATATGLPLRGVLHAAAVVEDATLTNITDELVDRDWAPKVYGAWNLHEATASADLDWFCSFSSAAALLGSPGQGAYAAANSWLDAFTHWRRAQGLPATAIAWGAWGEIGRGAGFAEGTGAAITPDEGAYAFESLLRHDRAYTGYTPLIGTPWISSFAERSKFLEMFKSAGEKRSGSGKLRAELAELPLDEWPSRLRRLLAEQIGLILRRNIDPDHPLSEYGLDSLGNLELRTHIESQTGVRITSADITTVRGLADHLFEKLAPKEGAPA; this comes from the coding sequence GTGCACGCGGCAACCGATGCCTTCGACGGACCCTATGGAAACCCCGGAACGATCTCCTGCATGGCGTCCGGGCGCGTCGCCTACGCGCTCGGAGTGCACGGTCCGGCGTCCACGGTGGATACCGCGTGCTCTTCGGGCCTCTTCGCGATCCATCAGGCGTGCCGCAGCCTCAACGACGGTGAGAGCGAGCTCGCGTTCGCGGGCGGCGTCAACGTCATGATGGAGCCACGCAGGTCCGTCTCCGCGTCCGCGGGCGGCATGCTGTCGGGCACCGGGCACTGCCACGCGTTCGACGTCAAGGCCGACGGCTTCGTCTCCGGCGAAGGTTGCGTCATGCTGCTGCTCAAGCGCCTGCCCGACGCCCAGCGCGACGGCGACCGGATCCTGGGCGTCATCCGCTCGACCGCGGCCAACCAGGACGGCCACACCCCGAACATCGCCATGCCCTCGGGCGAGGCGCAGGCCGCGGTGTATCGCGCGGCGCTGGCCGCGGCCGGCGTCGACGCCGGCACCGTCGGCATGGTCGAGGCGCACGGGACCGGCACCCCCGTCGGCGACCCGATCGAGTACGCGAGCACCGCCGAGGTGTACGGCAAGGACAACCCCTGCGTCCTGGGCGCCTCCAAGACCAACTTCGGCCACACCCAGGCCGCCGCCGGCGCGCTCGGCACGATGAAGGCCGTCCTGTGCGTCCAGCACGGCGTGGTGCCCAAGAACCTGCACTTCGAGGCCCTGCCCGACGAGATGGCCCGGCTCGAGACCGGACTGTTCGTGCCGCAGGAGACCACGCAGTGGCCCCTTGAGGGTGCTCAGCCGCGGCGGGCCGCCGTGTCGGCGTACGGCATCTCCGGCACCAACGTGCACGCCATCATCGAACAGGCCCCCGAGCCGCTCGTCCGCAACGGCGCGGCCATCCGCCCGAGCAGTGACGCGATGCTCTTCCCGCTGTCGTCCTCGTCCGCCGAGGGGCTGCAGGAGACCGCCGCGAAGCTCGCGGACTGGGTCGAGGCGCAGGCGCGGAGCCTGGCGACGCCGGACCTGGCGTACACCCTCGCCCGCAAGCGCGGGCACCGGTCGGTGCGCACGGCCGTGCTGGCCCGCGACAACGCGGAGCTGCTCGGTGCGCTGCGCGAAGTTGCCAACGGCGATGCGATCTACTCCGAGGTGGTCGGGCAGGAGGAGCGCGGCCCGGTCTGGGTGTTCTCCGGCCAGGGCTCGCAGTGGGCCGCGATGGGCGCGGACCTGCTGGCCAACGAGCCGACGTTCGCGGCGACCATCGCCGAGATCGAGCCGCTGATCGCGGGCGAGTCCGGTTTCTCGGTGACCGAGGCGCTCACCGCGCCCGAGAAGGTCACCGGCATCGACCGCGTGCAGCCGACCATCTTCGCCATGCAGGTCGCCCTGGCGGCCACGATGAAGACCTACGGCGTCCAGCCCGGCGCGGTCATCGGCCACTCGATGGGTGAGTCGGCCGCCGCCGTCGTCGCGGGCGCGCTCTCGCTCGAGGACGGCGTGCGGGTCATCTGCCGCCGGTCGCGCCTGATGACGAAGATCGCCGGCTCCGGCGCGATGGCATCGGTCGAACTGCCCGCTCAGCAGGTGCTCTCGGAGCTGATGGCCCGCGGCGTCAACGACGCCGTGGTGGCGGTTGTCGCCTCCCCGCAGTCCACCGTGATCGGCGGCGCGACCGACACGGTCCGTGAGCTGGTGGCGGCCTGGGAGGCGCGCGAGGTGATGGCCCGCGAGGTCGCCGTCGACGTGGCGTCCCACTCGCCGCAGGTCGACCCGATCCTCGACGAGCTCTACGACGTGCTGGCCGAGATCGAGCCGCAGACCCCCGAGGTGCCGTACTACTCGGCCACGTCGTTCGACCCGCGCGAGGAGCCGTACTGCGACGCCAACTACTGGGTCGACAACCTGCGCCACACGGTTCGGTTTTCCGCGGCGGTGCAGGCGGCGCTGGAAGACGGCTTCCGCGTGTTCGGTGAGCTGTCGCCGCACCCGCTGCTGACCCACGCCGTCGACCAGACCGCCCGCAGCCTTGACATGACGGTGGCGGCCCTGGCCGCCATGCGGCGGGAACAGCCGCTCCCCAACGGCCTGCGGGGCCTGGTGGGCGACCTCTTCGCGACCGGCGCCTCGGTTGACTTCTCGGTGCTCTACCCCAGCGGGCACCTGGTCGACGCCCCCTTGGCGGCTTGGACGCACCGGACGCTGCTGCTGAGCCGTGAGGGCCACAGCTCCCGCGCGCTGCGATCCAGCGTCGCGGTGCACCCGCTGATGGGTCAGCACGTGCGCCTTCCGGAGGAGCCGGAACGCCACGTCTGGCAGGCCGACATCGGGACCGGGACGCTGCCTTGGCTGGGCGACCACCAGGTCCACGGCACCGCCACCCTGCCCGGCGCCGCGTACTGCGAAATGGCGCTGGCGGCGGCCCGCACCGTCTTCGGCGAGGCGTCCGCGGTCCGCGACGTCCGCTTCGAGCAGATGCTGATGCTCGACGAGGAGACCCAGGTCAGCCTCACCGCCACCGCCGAGGTGCCGGGCGCGCTGAACTTCGTGGTGGAGACCAACGAGGACGGGGTGCAGGCACGTCGCGCCTCCGCGGTGCTGCAGTCCGTCGTGGACGAGGAGATCCCCGCCGCGCAGGACATCGAGTCGCTGCTGGCCGCCCACCCGAGCCGCTTGGAGGGCAACGACCTCCGGGACGCGATGGACTTGGCCGGCATTCAGTACGGCCCCGCCTTCGCGGGCCTGGCCGCCGCGCTCACCGCCGAGGGGACCGGAACCACGGTGCTGGCCGAGATCGGCCTGCCCAGCGTGATCCGCACGCAGCAGACGAGCTACGGCGTCCACCCCGCGCTGCTCGACGCGTGCTTCCAGTCGGTGGCCGCTCACCCCAGCGTGGCGAGCGCCAGCCTGGGCGGCCTGCTGCTCCCGCTGGGCGTCCGCGAGCTGCGGACCTACGGTCCGGTGCACGCGGCCCGCTACTGCTACTCGCGGGTGACCGCGGCGACGGGCGGAGCGATCGAGGCCGACCTCGACATCCTGGACAAGCACGGCGCCGTGCTGCTGACCGTCCGCGGCTTGCAGATGGGCACCGGCGTCTCGCCGAGCGGCGAGCGCGCCCGGGTGATGAGCGAGCGGCTGCTGACCGTCGAATGGCAGCAGCGGCAACTGCCCGAGGTGGCGACCGCCGAGCCCGGCTCGTGGCTGCTGGTCAGCACCTCCGACGCCGCGGACCTGGTGGCGGCGGCATACACCGACGCGCTCAAGGTGCACGACGCGGAGTGCGCGACGGTGTCGTGGCCGCAGGACGCCGACCACGCGGTGACGGCCGGCCGGCTTCGCGACCAGATCGCCCGCGGCGGGTTCACCGGTATAGTCCTGCTGACGTCGCCCAAGAACGGCGACCTCGACGAGGACTCGCCCGTTCGGGCCGGTGAGTACGTTCGCCACCTGGTGCGCATCACGCGAGAACTGCCGGAGATCCAGGGTGAGGCGCCGCGGCTGGTCGTCATCACCCGGAACGCCCAGACGGTGCTGCCGGAGGACGTTCCCAACCTCGACCAGGGCGGCCTGCGCGGCCTGCTGCGGGTGATCGGTGCCGAGCACCCGCACCTGCACACCACCCACATCGACGTCGACGAGGTGACCGGCGCCGACCAGGTGGTTCGCCAGCTGCTGCTGGTCGGTCCGGACGAGGACGAGACCGCCTGGCGCAACGACGAGTGGTACACGGCGCGCCTGTGCCCCTCTCCCCTGCGTCCCGAGGAGCGGCAGACCACCATCGCGACCCACGAGAACGACGGCATGCGCATGCAGATCCGGATGCCGGGTGACCTGCAGACGATGGAGTTCGCCGCGTTCGACCGGGTCCCCCCGGGCCCCGGCGAGATCGAGGTCGCGGTGACGGCGTCGAGCATCAACTTCGCCGACGTCCTCAACGCCTTCGGCCGCTACCAGAGCCTCGACGGGATCCTGCCGAAGCTGGGCACCGACTTCGCGGGTGTCGTCTCGGCCGTCGGGCCGGACGTCACCAACCACAAGGTCGGCGACCACGTCGGTGGCATGTCGCCCAACGGCTGCTGGGCCACGTTCGTCACGTGCGACGCGCGGCTGGCCACGAAGCTGCCCGAGGGGTTGACCGACGCGCAGGCCGCGGCGGTGACCACCGCGCACGCCACCGCCTGGTACGGGCTGAACGATCTCGCCCGCATCAAGGCCGGCGACAAGGTCCTGATCCACTCCGGCACTGGTGGTGTCGGGCAGGCGGCGATCGCGATCGCCCGCGCCGCGGGTGCCGAGATCTTCGCCACGGCCGGCAGCGAGGGACGCCGACAGCTGTTGCGGGACATGGGCATCGAACACGTCTACGACTCGCGCAGCATCGAGTTCGCCGACCAGATCCGTCGGGACACCGACGGTTACGGCGTCGACATCGTGTTGAACTCCGTGACGGGTGCCGCACAGCTGGCCGGGCTGAAACTGCTCGCGCTGGGTGGGCGGTTCGTCGAGATCGGCAAGCGGGACATCTACGGGGACACCAAGCTGGGGCTCTTCCCCTTCCGTCGCAACCTCGCGTTCTGGGGTGTCGACCTCGGGTTGATGTCCGTCAGCCACCCGGCGGAGACCAGCGAGATCCTGAGCACGGTGTACCGGCTGACCGCCGAGGGGAAGCTGCCGATGCCGGAGAGCACCCACTACCCGCTGGCCGAGGCGGCCACGGCGATCCGAGTGATGAGCGCGGCCGAGCACACCGGCAAGCTCATCCTCGACATCCCGCAGGCCGGCCGCAGCAGCGTGGTCCTGCCGCCCGAACAGGCCCCGGTGTTCCGCCGCGACGGGTCGTACATCATCACGGGTGGTCTGGGCGGCCTGGGCCTGTTCCTGGCCGAGAAGATGGCCGCCGCGGGAGCCGGACGGATCGTCCTCACCTCGCGGTCGGAGCCCACGCAGAAGGCGCTTGAAACGATCGAGCTCGTCCGAGCGATAGGTTCTGACGTGATCGTTGAATGCGGCGACATCGCCCAGGCCGACGTCGCGCAGCGACTCGTGGCCACGGCGACCGCGACCGGCCTGCCGCTGCGGGGCGTGCTGCACGCCGCCGCGGTGGTCGAGGACGCGACGCTGACCAACATCACCGACGAGTTGGTTGACCGGGACTGGGCACCGAAGGTGTACGGCGCGTGGAACCTGCACGAGGCGACCGCTTCGGCGGACCTGGACTGGTTCTGCTCGTTCTCCTCGGCGGCCGCCCTGCTGGGTTCGCCCGGGCAAGGTGCGTACGCCGCGGCCAACAGCTGGCTGGACGCGTTCACCCACTGGCGGCGCGCCCAGGGCCTGCCGGCCACGGCGATCGCCTGGGGGGCGTGGGGCGAGATCGGCCGGGGTGCCGGCTTCGCCGAGGGCACCGGCGCGGCGATCACCCCCGACGAGGGCGCCTACGCGTTCGAGTCGCTGCTGCGCCACGACCGCGCGTACACGGGCTACACCCCGCTCATCGGGACGCCGTGGATCTCGTCCTTCGCGGAACGCAGCAAGTTCCTCGAAATGTTCAAGTCCGCGGGCGAGAAGCGCTCGGGTTCCGGCAAGCTGCGCGCCGAACTGGCGGAGCTGCCCCTCGACGAGTGGCCGAGCCGCCTGCGGCGTCTACTCGCCGAGCAGATCGGTCTGATCCTGCGCCGCAATATCGATCCCGACCATCCGTTGTCGGAATACGGTCTCGACTCGCTGGGTAACCTCGAATTACGCACACACATCGAGTCCCAGACGGGGGTCCGCATCACTTCGGCCGACATCACCACGGTCCGGGGGCTGGCAGACCACCTGTTCGAGAAGCTGGCACCAAAAGAGGGCGCGCCCGCGTGA